A window of Dorea formicigenerans contains these coding sequences:
- a CDS encoding TIGR03936 family radical SAM-associated protein: MKARIKFRKYGCMKFIGHLDVMRFFQKVMRRADIPIAFSGGYSPHMIMSFAQPLGIGLTSDGEYLDIELTEPIDSKEAVARMNAVSVEGIEMVSMVQISEEKKASGMTITAASDYQVFLLESGKSSDVRRKIPSEWKESWEEFLSQEQILVWKKTKKSEKEVDIKPMIYGSEIKEEYIYLYLATGSEQNLKPDLVMETFLKYIGQEDAPLFYNRLDVYARDEAGKLVPLEALGTPMVCS; encoded by the coding sequence TTGAAGGCAAGAATTAAATTTCGAAAATACGGATGTATGAAATTTATCGGACATCTGGATGTTATGCGTTTCTTTCAAAAAGTGATGCGGCGGGCAGACATACCGATCGCGTTCAGCGGCGGATACAGTCCGCATATGATCATGTCATTTGCTCAGCCACTGGGAATCGGCCTTACCAGTGACGGAGAATATCTGGATATTGAATTGACAGAGCCGATTGATTCAAAAGAAGCGGTGGCCCGAATGAATGCAGTCAGCGTAGAAGGAATTGAGATGGTAAGTATGGTGCAGATTTCCGAGGAGAAAAAGGCCAGTGGTATGACGATTACGGCAGCCTCCGATTATCAGGTGTTTTTACTGGAATCAGGAAAGAGTTCTGATGTTCGAAGAAAGATTCCGTCTGAATGGAAAGAATCCTGGGAGGAGTTCTTAAGTCAGGAGCAGATTTTGGTTTGGAAGAAGACAAAGAAGAGCGAAAAAGAAGTTGATATTAAGCCGATGATTTACGGGTCAGAAATAAAGGAAGAATATATATATCTATATCTGGCAACCGGTAGCGAACAGAACTTGAAACCAGATCTTGTAATGGAAACATTTCTGAAATATATTGGGCAGGAAGATGCACCGTTGTTCTATAATCGCCTCGATGTATATGCAAGGGACGAGGCTGGAAAACTGGTGCCCCTTGAGGCACTTGGGACACCGATGGTCTGTTCTTAG
- the ybaK gene encoding Cys-tRNA(Pro) deacylase, which produces MSKKEVKTNAMRMLDRMKIPYEYEEYECDEFSDGIETADKLGYDHKYVYKTLVTTGKSGGHYVFVIPIEEEIDFKKAAKVVGEKSLEMLHLKELTKVTGYVRGGCTSIGMKKQFPTVIQEDAKELEHMHVSGGKLGMQLTLLPEDLAKAANAQFADVIHKD; this is translated from the coding sequence TTGAGTAAAAAAGAAGTAAAGACAAATGCCATGCGTATGTTGGATCGTATGAAGATTCCATATGAATATGAAGAATATGAATGTGATGAATTTTCAGACGGTATTGAGACTGCAGATAAGTTAGGGTATGATCATAAATATGTATACAAGACACTGGTAACAACAGGAAAAAGCGGTGGACATTATGTCTTTGTTATTCCTATCGAGGAAGAAATCGATTTTAAGAAGGCTGCAAAAGTTGTAGGTGAAAAATCACTGGAGATGCTTCATCTGAAAGAATTGACAAAGGTGACCGGATATGTGCGGGGAGGCTGTACATCAATCGGAATGAAGAAACAGTTTCCGACAGTGATCCAGGAAGATGCAAAAGAACTGGAGCATATGCATGTCAGCGGTGGAAAGCTGGGCATGCAATTGACTTTGTTGCCTGAAGATCTTGCAAAAGCCGCAAACGCACAGTTTGCTGATGTTATTCATAAAGATTAA
- a CDS encoding HAD family hydrolase has protein sequence MDNYLTENIDTVIFDIGNVLIHFAWEDYLHDLGYEGAMFDRVADAVFRSDDWDKGDSGLYTTQEWLDSFIENDPEIEEDIRKVFEGFGAAIVPYPVTERWLSYIREKGMKMYYLSNYSDEMYCQSEEQLSFLKTFDGGVFSWKEKCMKPDPKIYEILLKRYKIVPEQALFFDDRLENVEGARKVGINGVVFNTDIPLQMLEK, from the coding sequence ATGGATAATTACCTGACAGAAAATATTGATACCGTAATTTTTGATATTGGAAATGTATTGATACATTTTGCGTGGGAGGACTATCTTCATGATCTTGGTTATGAAGGTGCGATGTTTGACCGTGTGGCAGATGCAGTATTTCGCAGTGATGACTGGGATAAAGGTGATTCCGGACTTTACACGACACAGGAGTGGCTTGACTCGTTTATTGAAAATGATCCGGAAATCGAAGAAGATATCCGCAAAGTGTTCGAAGGATTTGGCGCGGCCATTGTCCCGTATCCGGTAACAGAACGTTGGCTTTCGTATATTCGTGAAAAAGGAATGAAAATGTACTATCTGTCCAATTATTCCGACGAAATGTACTGTCAGTCAGAGGAGCAATTAAGCTTTTTGAAAACATTTGACGGAGGGGTATTTTCCTGGAAAGAGAAATGTATGAAGCCGGATCCAAAGATTTATGAGATACTTCTTAAGCGTTATAAAATCGTTCCGGAACAGGCACTGTTCTTTGATGACAGACTTGAAAATGTGGAAGGTGCACGAAAGGTGGGCATAAATGGAGTCGTATTTAATACAGATATTCCATTGCAGATGCTTGAAAAATAA